CGACCCAGCAACTAAAATGACTAAAATAGGGGAGAGTGTATCTCCCTCAAAATCACTGCTTTTTTTGTTTGACATCATTTCATCTCCAATTTGGTAGCTTTTGGCTGAGTGGAAGTCAGCCAAAGGCAATTGATTCAGCTTGATAATTCGTCTCATTCTCAGTGAGTACAAAAAGCGGCAAGACAATTAACGCCATGACTCAATAATCATGGCGATCGCAAACAAACATAAGATGAGGACTGCTATTCGGAAAAACCATTCCCATACACTTAGGGATAGCAGCATGTTCATTATTGGGAAAGCGCCAAAAACCGCAGACAAAATACAGGCTATTCCGAAGCCAAGCAGAGTCAGCAGAAAATATTTCAGTCCCTTGCAAGCCCACTTGAACAGCAAATTATGGTCGGTTGTTACATTAGTTTTCATGGTTTTTGCTCTGATTTGATAGTTGAATTTAGGATGCAGATGCCTAAAGCATTGCTTCCACAAGGAGTGATACTTCTCGTTTAACAATCGTTAGACGAACTGCGGTAGATTGAAATCTAAGTTAGGCGCATCAAGGCGCGATTAGGACACAGAATGCACACTACGCGCATCAATCCCTAAAGGTGCATTTGTGACAGATAACTGACACATGAGTACTCACCTTGGAATCGACAGTTCTTGTCTTTCCTTTACCTTATACTCACTAAGTTTCTTTTGTCTTACCTTAAGTAACTTATTACTCACTTTAGAGTAACTAAGTGAGCTTGTCAACATAAATGCCGATGAAATTATGTAACAACATAAACGACTAGAAGGTTATTGCAGGTAAAGCCTCACTAAAATGCGGCGACTACCTCACTAAGTGAGATATAATGAGATGTCTATATGCTTTGGCTGTAAGTATGAGTGTGACTCCTAAAGACTTTCTTTTGGCTTTAGCTCTTGAGCGAGGGGTGTCTAGCAGTGGGCTAGAGGTTTTGCCTCATGCTGTAGAGGGCAAATCACCAAGTGCGATCGCCAAAGAACTGGGTATCAGCGCTCCTGCGGTACGCAAAAGATTGAGCGAGGTTTACGATAAATTTCAAGTCAGCGGCACTGGTCCTGGTAAACTCACTAAGTTACAGCAGGTGATTGAATCAGAGTATCAAGCATCTTCGCCTGCTATAGAACAAATTGCCAACAAGCGCATTTCTTGGGGCGAAGCGCCTAGTATCCTAAACCTTTTTTATGGACGTAGTGCAGAACTGTCTGTGCTTAAAGAATGGATTGTTAAAGATAACTGCCGACTGGTGGCAATATTGGGCATGGGGGGAATTGGCAAAACTACTTTGTCTGTAAAGCTAGCAGACGAAGTAAAGAATAATTTTGAGTATGTGATTTGGCGCAGTCTCCGCAATGCTCCAGCCATCCAAGAGATGTTAGCAAACTCGATCCGATTTTTGTCTAATGAGCAAGAAACAGATTTACCAGAAACGGTAGACGGGAGAATTACACTGCTGATTCATTATTTACGAAAGCGCCGCAGTCTTTTGGTATTGGATAATGCTGAGACAATTATGCAAGGAGGCGATTCGCCTAAGGGCGATAGCTTTGCTTCACGCGCTGGGCAGTATAAAGAAGGATATGAGGGTTATGGTGAACTACTCAAACGGGTAGGGGAAGAACGTCATCAAAGCTGCTTGGTGCTTACCAGTCGCGAAAAACCGAAAGAATTTGCACCCCTGGAGGGAGAAGCATCACCAGTCAGAACGCTATCTTTAATAGGTTTGGAACCTACAGAAGGGCAAGAAATTCTCAAAGATAAAGGCTTGTTGGGTTCTCAGGGGGAATGGGCAGAGCTAGTTGAGAAGTATTCCGGCAATCCCCTAGCATTAAAGCTAGTTTCTGAGACGATTCGGCAGTTATTTGGCGGTAATATTGCTGACTTTTTAAAGTCAGGCGAGACAATTTTTGGCGAGATCGGTAATTTATTAGATCAGCAGTTTGAGCGTACCTCAAAAATAGAGAAAGAAATCATCTACTGGCTGGCAATCAAACGAGAACGAGTTTCTCTAGAAGAGTTGCGAGATAATATTGTGAGTTATTTGACAAAAAGGGAAATACTGGAGGCTCTGGAATCGCTAAGAAGGCGATCGCTAATCGAGCAGAACGCTGCACTTTTCACCCTTCAACCTGTGGTGATGGAGTACATCACCGAGATGTTAGTAGAAAAAGTTGCTCAAGAAATCACCACAGGTGAAATGACTCTATTCATGAGTCATCCGCTAAATGAAGCTACTGCCAAAGATTATATTAGGAACGCTCAAATTAACCTCATACTTATACCAGTGCTTAAGAGGTTAATCACTATTTTTAGACTGACCAAAAGTATTGAAGACAAGCTGAATCAAATTTTATCAAAACTCCAAGAAAAATCTCCACCACAACCAGGATATGCGGTCGGCAATATTATCAATTTGCTGTGTCAAATGCAAACAGATTTAACTGGCTATAACTTTTCCAATCTGACCGTTTGGCAAGCCTACTTACAAGGTGTGAATTTGCATAATGTCAATTTTGCCAACGCCGATTTAGCTAAGTCCACCTTTTCTGAAACCTTAAGTATTATTACTTCAGTAGCATTTAGTTCAGATGGCAAACTATTAGCAGCAGGCGATGCTGATGCGAAAACTCATTTATGGCAAGTTGCTGATACTAGAGAAATTTTCACCTTATCGGGACATACCAGCCGTATATGGTCAGTTGCCTTCAGTCCAGATAGTCGAACTTTGGCTAGTGCTAGCGAAGACCAAACAGTGAAGTTGTGGGATGTTCGTGAAGGTAAGTGCCTCAGAACTTTGCAAGGGCATAGCGATCGCGTATGGTCAGTCGCTTTCAGTCCCGATGGTAAAATTTTGGCTAGTGGCAGTGAAGACCAAACAGTTAAGCTATGGAATATTCACACAGGACAATGCCTCAAAACTTTGGAAGGGCATACCAGTTGCGTATGGTCAGTTGCCTTCAATCCTGATGGTAATATCTTGGCTAGTGGCAGTGAAGACAAAACAGTGAAGTTGTGGGACGTTGGTGAAGGTAAGTGCCTAAGAACTCTTCAAGGACATACCGGATGGATCAGGTCAATTGCCTTTAGTCCACAAGGTAAAACAATAGCAAGTTGCAGTGATGACCAGACTATTAAGCTATGGGATGTTCGTGAAGGTAAGTGCCTTAAAACTCTGCAAGGGCATACCAATTCGGTCAGGTCAGTTGCCTTTAGTCCCAATGGTAAAACAATAGCAAGTTGCAGTGACGACCAGACGGTAAAATTGTGGGATGCTTGCACGGGTGAATGCGTTAAAACATTAACTGGGCATACTAGTTGGGTATGGTCAGTCGCTTTCAGCCCAGATGGTCAAACTCTAGCGAGTGGCAGTGAAGACCAGACCGTGAAGTTATGGGATATTCGTGAGGGTAAGTGCGTTAAAACTTTACAAGGGTATACCCGTCGGGTACGAGCTGTTGCTTTTCATCCAGATGGTCGCACCTTGGCAAGTGGTACTGACGATAAGACAATTAGATTATGGGATATTCATCAGGGTAAATGTTTCAAAACTTTGGAAGGGCATACCAGTTGGATCTGGTCAGTTGCTTTCAGCCCAGACGGTCATATTCTCGCCAGTGGTGGTGACGACCAGACAGTGAAATTGTGGGATATTCGTGAGGGAAAATGCCTCATAACCTTGCAAGGGCATACTAGTTGGGTAAGGTCGGTTGCCTTCGGAACAGATGGTAATACTCTGGCTAGTTGCGGCGACGACCAAACAGTGAAGTTATGGGATGTCCACACAGGACAATGCCTCAGAACTTTGCAAGGGCATACCAGTTGGGTCTGGTCAGTCGCCTTTAGCCCAGATGGTGAAACTTTGGCTAGCGGTAGTGAAGACCAGACCGTGAAGTTATGGGATTTCCGTGAAGGTAAGTGCCTCAAAACTTTGCAAGGGCATACCAGTTGGGTATGGTTAATTGCCTTCAGTCCAGATGGAGAAATTCTGGCTAGTAGCGGTGATGACCAAATTGTTAAGTTATGGGATGTCCGCACAGGACAATGCCTGAAAAATTTACAGGGGCATAAGAGTCGTGTATGGTCTGTCGTCTTCAGCCCTGATGGACATATTTTGGCTAGTAGTGGTGACGATCAAACAGTGAAGTTATGGGATATCCACACAGGACAATGCCTGAAAACTTTGCGGGGGCATACCAGTTGGGTGCGATCGCTCACCTTCAGCTCAGATAATTGTATCCTCGCGAGTGGCAGCGAAGATGAAACAATTAACCTTTGGGATATTAAAACTGGTGAGTGCCTAAAAACTCTAACAATTGAGAGACTTTACCAAGGAATGAATATCTCTGGTGTAACAGGGTTAACAGAAGCTCAAAAAATGACTTTGAAAGCTTTAGGGGCAATTGAAGAAGAAAAATAAAGGTAAAAGGTAAAGAATAAATTCCGTCCATCCTTTTACCTTTTACCTTTTTACGTACCTGATGCTTATTTAATGTTAGCCTTTGTATCTCGCACTGCGGCAAAGAAAAATAATCCGGTGAGGGGAATGCTCAATGCCAGAATGATTGCAGTTGTTTGCATACCTAAATCAGGTTGTCCGGAAGTAAGTTCAAAAACTGAACCGACACCGGCGATCGCTGTGATACAACAACCAGCTAAAAACAATCCGCTTTTTGGAGTCATCATCATACTTCACACTACCTTATAAGAAAATAAGTTGAAAACCCCGGAATTTAAACCTAAAAACCCAAAAAGTTTTTAGGTTTCAATGTCTTTTAAGCCGGGGATGAAAACTACTTGAGGGCTTTAGCCCTGAGTGACTTATGGTGATATAGTATTTTTACAGGTTAGGGTAATCAACCTGTATAAACACCCGTTTGCTGCCTAATACGCAGACACTGTACCTTGACAACTAAATCTATGGGGTTCTACTTCGTAGTTCTAGTATCGCCTGGAAGTAGGTAAAAGATTTACAGGTACTAGACGATCAGTATTAAACTCAAACAAATTTTGGACTCATCCAACTAGGGTAGGGCATACCCAAAGTTAACGCTTGGGGAGAGAACCACCTCTGAACTAGATACCGCAAGGAGTCTAGTTTAAGTGGACTCGTTGAACCAAGAATCTCTGTGGCTTCAGCCCGGAGAGTGTCAAGCTACTGGTTTCACAGCTTGATAAGAGAAGCCATGCTTGGATAACTCCTCATTCAACGTCAAAGAATTTTCTACCCGATCTACAAACAGCACACCGTTGAGGTGATCCATCTCGTGCTGAATGCAGCGTCCGAGTAAATCCCCTGCTTTCAATGTCCGAGGGCGCCCATTCTCATCTTTGTATGCAACTTCCACAACTTCTGGGCGCTTGACATCTATATATACGTTGGGAATGCTGAGACATCCTTCTTGAGCAACAATAATATCACGACTTACCTGTTTTATTGTCGGGTTAATTAAAACAAGTGGGGGATTAGCTGCATTATCCGGTTCGCAGTCGATGACAATTAGTTGTTTGTTAACTGCAACTTGGGGTGCAGCTAAACCAATGCCATCTTTGCTGTACATAGTTTGCAGCATTTCGCGTATCAGTTGGCGAAGTTCGTCATCGACTTTGGCAATGCGCTTTGCGGGTTGACGCAAAACGCGATCGCCTAGATAGTGAAGTGACAAAGGCGGATTTTTTAACTTTTTTTTCTCAACAGAAATGCAACTTGAAGGCATGTTTTTAATTCGGCTAGATTGAACAGTGGTGCTACTATTTCAATTCTATCAATCTGAGCTTAATAGCCAGTGAGGATTTCCCAACCAGCTTTACAATAAAACATTTGTAGGATTTATGGTATCAATCTAGTGGGTACAAACTTTTTTCAACTCCACCACTCTTGAGGTGGAGTTTATTGTTGGAAATTTTACAAATGAATCAAAAGCGTCTCTCTACTGGAATACGAGGTTTTGACGAAGTTCTTCATGGTGGTTTTATCCCCGGTCGAGCTTATTTGGTGCGCGGCGGTCCTGGTTCTGGTAAAACTACACTAGGGCTGCATTTTCTCTCGGTGGGTGTAGTCAACGATGAACCGAGTATATATATAACTTTCGGTGAACCCGCAGAGCAAATCAAAAGTAATGGTGCAGCGATTGGTTTAAACACCGAAGCGATGCACTTTTTGGATCTCAGCCCATCTGCGGAATTTTTCAGCCAAATGGAAACTTATGATATTTTCTCTCCGGCTGAGGTAGAGCGAGAACCAACTACTCAAAAATTAATCGAGTCTCTGGATGCGATTAAACCCCAGCGAGTGTTTTTAGATGCAATCACGCAGTTTCGCTACATGTCTACCGACGCTTTTCAGTTTCGCAAACAAGTGCTGTCATTTATGCGCTTTTTGTTAGAAGGTGGTGCGACGGTAATTTTCACTTCTGAAGCGAGTCGATCCGCTCCGGACGAAGATTTACAATTTATGAGCGATGGTGTGATTCACCTGCATAACAGTAGCAAAGGCAGGACGCTGCAAGTTACTAAGTTTCGCGGTTCTGACTTTCGCGGTGGTTTTCATGCGGTGCGGTTAACCGATAAAGGAATGCAAGTCTTCCCCCGTCTGCAACCAGAAAATTACAAACGCGAATATACTAATCAGGCTGTTGCTTCTGGTGTACCAGAATTAGATCAACTGCTGCACGGTGGTTTAGAGCGCGGGACGGTGACTCTTTTAACCGGTCCTACTGGTGTGGGCAAAACTACCATCGGACTTCAGTTTATGAAAGAAGCTGCTGGACGAGGAGAGCGATCGGTAGTTTACACTTTTGAGGAAACCGAAGAAACTCTGGTGGCTCGTTCGGAAAGCGTTAATATTCCAGTTCACGCTATGATTAAATTCGGCACGCTGTCAGTTGTGCCAATCGATCCATTGCACTTGAGCGCCGATGAATTTGCTAGTTTGGTGCGTGAAGAGGTAGAAGAGAGACAAGCCCGGATTGTAATGATTGACAGCGTTGCTGGTTATCAATTGGCGATGCGCGGTGACAATTTAATTACCAATTTGCACGCTTTATGCAAATATTTGCAAAATATGGGTGTGACGGTGATTGTAGTTAACGAGATGGAACGGATCACTGGTGAATTTCGAGCAACAGATATTGGAATCAGCTACATTGCAGATAATATCATTTTCCTGCGCTATTTAGAAATTCAAGGAGAAATGCGGAAAGCGATCGGCGTTTTAAAGAAACGCTTATCCGACTTTGAAAAAACATTGCGCGAAATTGAGCTAACTCGTTACGGTATCAAGGTAGGTAGACCACTCAGCAAACTTAGAAAAATTCTCAGCGGCACTCCCGAATGGGCGGATAATTATCATGGGGAAAAATGAGCGAAAAACCCCTCATTTTAACTGTAGACAGCAACAGCCGCAATCTGGAATTACTTAACCAATTTTTAACTAAACAAGGATATGAAACCATTGGTGTTAGTAGTTTGGAGCAATTAGATCGCCAATTAAGCGAATTATCGGAAATTAAGTTAGTTATGTTAGATATTGCCGGTTTTGATCGCACTATTTGGGAACGCTGCGAACAACTGCAAAATCAACAAATTCCCTTTTTGGTTATCTCACCTAAACAAAGCGCTACAATTCAACTCCAAAGTGTTGCTCACGGTGCTAGGAGTATGCTGGTTAAACCGCTAGTCATGCGACAATTATTAGCGTTGATTAAAAGTCTATTGGGAGATTAAGTATGTGCAAGATTTTGCTGCTTTTGGAAAATAAAGAAAACCGCCGCTTACTATCTGAGTGGCTGGAAACACGCTACGAAGTATTTTCACCTGATTTGGATGATGAATTGCCTAGCTTGCAACAAACTTTTGATTTGTGTATTATTTGTGCTAGAAAGCTGGATCAATATACTCATTGGTTACAAGCAAGTAAACAAGCTCAAGCACCGTTATTTTTACCTTTTTTATTAGTTACATCCCGTCGAGATGTAGGGATGATAACTCGTCATTTATGGCGCACTATTGATGAGTTGATTGTCATTCCTATCGAAAAGGTAGAATTGCAAGCGCGAGTAGAAATGCTGTTTCAAAGACGCAAATTGTCTTTAGAATTGAAGCTAGCTAACGATAATTTGCAAGAAATAAACGAAATCAAAACCCGCTTTATTTCCATAGCTTCTCATGAAATTCGCAATCCACTACATACAATTTCAGCTTATGCACAAATACTCCTCCACCGTTCTAGTGAGAAATTCCCTGAAGAAAAAAAGCAGGAATTTTACGAGAAAATTAAAGATTATGTAAAAAAAATTACAGATATTTTAGATGATATATTATTATTGTCGAGAGGAGAAATAGGAAAACAAAAAATAAATTGCAATTTAATTAATTTAAATAGTTTTTGCGAGCAAGTTATTCAAGAAAGTGAATTTATAAATAATAATATAATTAACTTTATTGTTCAAGATAAATATATAAATATAACTGCTTGCATTGATGAAAAGCTGTTACGACATATTCTGACTAACTTGCTGACAAATGCCATTAAATATTCACCTAAAGATAGTCCAATTGATTTGGAATTAATCTCTAATGGAGAAGAGGTAATTTTTCAGATTAAAGATAAAGGTATTGGCATTACTCCAGAAGACCAAAAGCATCTGTTTGAGTCATTTTATCGTGCTAGTAATGTAGGAAACATTCCCGGTACAGGTTTGGGATTAGCGATCGTCAAGCAGTGTGTTGACTTACACGGTGGTAAAATTGCAGTTAAAAGCGAAGTTGGGGTAGGAACTACTTTTACTGTTACATTGCCTATCGGCAATACTCAAAAAGAAAATGTGCCAAGACTTGAAGACAGCGTTGACCAAGACAATTTTAAATTTTAGATTTTGGAGCCAAGGATTAAAATCAAAATCTGAATCTAAAATAAAGGTTTCAAGCCTCTCCATTTATGGAGAAAAAAACAAAAATTTTTCGTGGCTCAAGCCTCTCCTTTTAAAGGAGAGGTTAATCCAAAATCGTAAATCTATAGCTCCAAAATAGATTGACGAATCAAATTTGCGGTTATACAAACAAAGTTCGTCTACACTAACTTCTGAATAATTAGCAGTACCAGTTATATCATGTCCGATTATATAACTTTGATAAGTTCGTAGTCAGGACTGAAGTCCTTATCTTATAAATATAAGGACTAAAGTCCTTACTACAAACATCTTTTATTATGAGCAATTAAACGGACATAATAGAATATTAATTTTTATAGCAATTATGGTTCATCTGACAATAATTCATCACTTGTTGCTGTCATTACTTGCTTATTCTTTGCTTGATCGATAAATGCTAAAGCTTTTACCTGTTGTAATGCTTGAGCCTTATCCACAGGTGATAATTGATTATTATTTTCGATCCGTTTTTGCAATTGAGCAATAAGTGCTGTAATTCCAGATGTATCTGCTTGTTGAGAACCTGGGGTATCATTCATAATATTTGCAACATCCCCAGTGATTTTACCAATAACTCCTTGGTTGTGGACATCGCCTAATGCGATAATTATTACCTCAGCTTCGGGATTGATATTGATTGGGCTATCTTCAGGCATAATTTCTCCTTTTAACTAAGTTAGGACTTACGTACAAGCTTTTTTGTGATGAGGCTACACCTATTCATGACATATTTTGGTTAAATTGCATAAATTTAGAGGTTTCCTCCACCTTTACAAAATAGCGTAAGCGTGCTTTTTTGTAGTAAGTGTTTTAGCGCTGTCTTCGCTGACTACAAAAAAAAGAGGTTGTAACAAACGGTACTAAAATATGCGCTAACATCCGATAACCTAGTTAATGCCATAATGTAATTCAGGCTACATAACAATGCGCCTAGAGCAGTTGCAAGCCTTTCTAGCGATCGCAGAAACTGGCAGCTTTCAACAAGCAGCGAGAAAATGTGGTGTCACCCAATCAACTATCAGTCGCCAAATTCAGGCACTAGAAGCAGATTTGGGCTTAGAATTGTTTCACAGAACAGGACAAGCAAAACTGACTCTGGGGGGTGAGAGGATGCTACCCCGTGCCCGCAAAATTTGCTTGGAGTGGCAAACAGTCACCCAAGAGTTAGCAGATTTAGTCGCAGGAAAGCAGCCAGAACTTTGTATCGCTGTGATTCACTCACTGTGTGCTTATTATCTACCACCAATTCTGCAAAAATTTTGTCATAAATATCCAGATGTGCAATTGCGAGTGACATCATTAGGAAGCGATCGCGCTTTAAAAGTCCTCAAAGATGGATTAGTAGATTTGGCAATTGTCATGAATAATCGCTTTCTCACCACTGGTAGAGAAATGGTGGTAGAAACGCTATTTGATGAACCTATAGAATTACTCTGTTGTGCCAATCATCCCCTAGCGCAACACGATCGCGTTTCTTGGTCGGAAATAATTCGTTATCCCCAAGTAGTTTTTAAAGATGGTTATGGGATGCAACGTCTTGTGCAGGATAGATTTGAGCGCTTAGAAGCCACACTTCAAGCAGCTTTAGAGGTAAATACTTTAGATGCCTTCCGGGGAGTGGTACGGCAAGGAGAACTAGTAGCTTTGCTGCCTCACTCTGCATTAGTCGAAGCACGTCTTGACCCTACCCTTGCAGTTCGTCCCTTAGCCTGCAATGCTAACACTAGTTTGCCAGATAATTCTAGTTTAACTCGTCGGGTTGTCATGGTCACAACAGGCGATCGCCTGCAAATTCCCCCCATCCAGTACTTTTGGCAATTGGTGCAGGAAAATATACCACAACAGTTTGATTCATTAAAGCGATCGGCTTGTTAATAGTGGTTAGTTGTTAGTTGTTGGCTGTTGGGTGTTAGTTGTTGGGTGTTAGTTGTTGGATGTTAGTTGTTAGTTGTTGGTTGCTAGTTGTTAGTTATTTATTCTTTCCCATTACCCATTACCCATTACCCATTACCCATTACCCATTACCCACTACCCATTACCCACTACCCATTACCCATTACCCATTAACTATATGAGCAATATATTCAGAGAATTACTAAAGAAAGTTGGCAGCGGCAACCATACAGGAGAAAATTTAACTCGTGCGGAAGCAGCTTCGGCAACGAAGATGATGCTGCT
Above is a genomic segment from Tolypothrix sp. NIES-4075 containing:
- a CDS encoding LysR family transcriptional regulator; protein product: MRLEQLQAFLAIAETGSFQQAARKCGVTQSTISRQIQALEADLGLELFHRTGQAKLTLGGERMLPRARKICLEWQTVTQELADLVAGKQPELCIAVIHSLCAYYLPPILQKFCHKYPDVQLRVTSLGSDRALKVLKDGLVDLAIVMNNRFLTTGREMVVETLFDEPIELLCCANHPLAQHDRVSWSEIIRYPQVVFKDGYGMQRLVQDRFERLEATLQAALEVNTLDAFRGVVRQGELVALLPHSALVEARLDPTLAVRPLACNANTSLPDNSSLTRRVVMVTTGDRLQIPPIQYFWQLVQENIPQQFDSLKRSAC
- a CDS encoding ATP-binding response regulator codes for the protein MCKILLLLENKENRRLLSEWLETRYEVFSPDLDDELPSLQQTFDLCIICARKLDQYTHWLQASKQAQAPLFLPFLLVTSRRDVGMITRHLWRTIDELIVIPIEKVELQARVEMLFQRRKLSLELKLANDNLQEINEIKTRFISIASHEIRNPLHTISAYAQILLHRSSEKFPEEKKQEFYEKIKDYVKKITDILDDILLLSRGEIGKQKINCNLINLNSFCEQVIQESEFINNNIINFIVQDKYINITACIDEKLLRHILTNLLTNAIKYSPKDSPIDLELISNGEEVIFQIKDKGIGITPEDQKHLFESFYRASNVGNIPGTGLGLAIVKQCVDLHGGKIAVKSEVGVGTTFTVTLPIGNTQKENVPRLEDSVDQDNFKF
- a CDS encoding ATPase domain-containing protein, with translation MNQKRLSTGIRGFDEVLHGGFIPGRAYLVRGGPGSGKTTLGLHFLSVGVVNDEPSIYITFGEPAEQIKSNGAAIGLNTEAMHFLDLSPSAEFFSQMETYDIFSPAEVEREPTTQKLIESLDAIKPQRVFLDAITQFRYMSTDAFQFRKQVLSFMRFLLEGGATVIFTSEASRSAPDEDLQFMSDGVIHLHNSSKGRTLQVTKFRGSDFRGGFHAVRLTDKGMQVFPRLQPENYKREYTNQAVASGVPELDQLLHGGLERGTVTLLTGPTGVGKTTIGLQFMKEAAGRGERSVVYTFEETEETLVARSESVNIPVHAMIKFGTLSVVPIDPLHLSADEFASLVREEVEERQARIVMIDSVAGYQLAMRGDNLITNLHALCKYLQNMGVTVIVVNEMERITGEFRATDIGISYIADNIIFLRYLEIQGEMRKAIGVLKKRLSDFEKTLREIELTRYGIKVGRPLSKLRKILSGTPEWADNYHGEK
- a CDS encoding NB-ARC domain-containing protein, which encodes MRCLYALAVSMSVTPKDFLLALALERGVSSSGLEVLPHAVEGKSPSAIAKELGISAPAVRKRLSEVYDKFQVSGTGPGKLTKLQQVIESEYQASSPAIEQIANKRISWGEAPSILNLFYGRSAELSVLKEWIVKDNCRLVAILGMGGIGKTTLSVKLADEVKNNFEYVIWRSLRNAPAIQEMLANSIRFLSNEQETDLPETVDGRITLLIHYLRKRRSLLVLDNAETIMQGGDSPKGDSFASRAGQYKEGYEGYGELLKRVGEERHQSCLVLTSREKPKEFAPLEGEASPVRTLSLIGLEPTEGQEILKDKGLLGSQGEWAELVEKYSGNPLALKLVSETIRQLFGGNIADFLKSGETIFGEIGNLLDQQFERTSKIEKEIIYWLAIKRERVSLEELRDNIVSYLTKREILEALESLRRRSLIEQNAALFTLQPVVMEYITEMLVEKVAQEITTGEMTLFMSHPLNEATAKDYIRNAQINLILIPVLKRLITIFRLTKSIEDKLNQILSKLQEKSPPQPGYAVGNIINLLCQMQTDLTGYNFSNLTVWQAYLQGVNLHNVNFANADLAKSTFSETLSIITSVAFSSDGKLLAAGDADAKTHLWQVADTREIFTLSGHTSRIWSVAFSPDSRTLASASEDQTVKLWDVREGKCLRTLQGHSDRVWSVAFSPDGKILASGSEDQTVKLWNIHTGQCLKTLEGHTSCVWSVAFNPDGNILASGSEDKTVKLWDVGEGKCLRTLQGHTGWIRSIAFSPQGKTIASCSDDQTIKLWDVREGKCLKTLQGHTNSVRSVAFSPNGKTIASCSDDQTVKLWDACTGECVKTLTGHTSWVWSVAFSPDGQTLASGSEDQTVKLWDIREGKCVKTLQGYTRRVRAVAFHPDGRTLASGTDDKTIRLWDIHQGKCFKTLEGHTSWIWSVAFSPDGHILASGGDDQTVKLWDIREGKCLITLQGHTSWVRSVAFGTDGNTLASCGDDQTVKLWDVHTGQCLRTLQGHTSWVWSVAFSPDGETLASGSEDQTVKLWDFREGKCLKTLQGHTSWVWLIAFSPDGEILASSGDDQIVKLWDVRTGQCLKNLQGHKSRVWSVVFSPDGHILASSGDDQTVKLWDIHTGQCLKTLRGHTSWVRSLTFSSDNCILASGSEDETINLWDIKTGECLKTLTIERLYQGMNISGVTGLTEAQKMTLKALGAIEEEK
- the def gene encoding peptide deformylase, which encodes MPSSCISVEKKKLKNPPLSLHYLGDRVLRQPAKRIAKVDDELRQLIREMLQTMYSKDGIGLAAPQVAVNKQLIVIDCEPDNAANPPLVLINPTIKQVSRDIIVAQEGCLSIPNVYIDVKRPEVVEVAYKDENGRPRTLKAGDLLGRCIQHEMDHLNGVLFVDRVENSLTLNEELSKHGFSYQAVKPVA
- a CDS encoding response regulator, translating into MSEKPLILTVDSNSRNLELLNQFLTKQGYETIGVSSLEQLDRQLSELSEIKLVMLDIAGFDRTIWERCEQLQNQQIPFLVISPKQSATIQLQSVAHGARSMLVKPLVMRQLLALIKSLLGD